GTATATAAATCGCGGTCTAAAAAGGGTACATTTGCTTCAGCTTAACAAGAACAATAACTTATCAAacattaaatttcatccggaactGAAAGCAACTGAATTCGCTAACGACAATGTTATGTGGATCACGATGGTAAAAAAGTACAAAACATCAGTGCATAAGGATGATGGCCAATTGCGAGGAGATTATTAAAAACCTATGTCACAGGAAACAGCAATAGTTTCCACAGAAATATGAGTATGGAAGAATTTATTCCCCAGTTCccccaatttaaaaacgaactcAATGCTTTGAAGAACAAAAAGATAAGGAACCCCCACACAAACGCTTAAAACTGCAACAGCGAAGACGAGTGAAGCAATGTACAGTACTCTAATTATTGTAACCCATATGGAAAAACACCCGAGCTGGGCAGAGAAACGGGATTGGTTGAAAATGACTGAAGAAACATTTCAGGTATGGGTTCGAGCGATACATgcctggttgggaaacagtacCGATTTCGTTGGAGGTGCGGAGATTTTGAGGCTCTCATGTTACGACTTGATAACTGAAATTGGGTCCATCAATAGAATAGCGATTCGAAGCATCGAAGGTGTCGCTGATGCACCTGTAAGCAGGTAAGTGAAATCACCTCCTTGGATTGACCCTCCCAATAAACCGACGCAAACCAGATAGAAAATGTCTGAGCCAACACGAGGAGCAAATGCGCAGAAGCGAATGAGTACCAGCCTGAACCCTATGGACTTCGTTGTCTGGAGCATGTTTGATGTTGGAAGAACGTAAAGAAATTTCTGAAGCTAAATCTGGTGGCAGAGAGCAGAAAGGCTGAACGGTTGGAACTACAGAACCATCATATTGCTGCACACTGCCGTTAAGATGTTCTCCCAAATCAGATTATAAATCAATGCGGATACATTTATGCGATCGACTAAATCAAAGATGTACACTGTGATACGCTACGTCTAAGTATCTGGAGCGATCTCGAGTCCTTTCGAGTCTTAGAGAGAATGACTTTTCGTTCGAAATGGAAGATTCCGAGGAAGATAACCGTAAGTAATACTTCACCTCGTCTCGTTGAGGGATCTATTTTATGAATACTTCTGATCAATCCCACAATTCGTTACCCTTAAACAGGAAACTCCACAGAAAACTATATATACGTATGACAGTCAGGCTGCAGGATGCCATGCCAATGAGCTACGACACCCGAGGAAACAGGAAATCATAAGATTTGAATATGAGCTTGTTTAGCGGTTAAGATAAATCGAATTATTAGACAGTGAGAAATGAGTATCATTTCCTTGAATTTAGTATTGCTACCAGAATCGTCAACAAGTCACAATACAATAACATGTGTTATTTGTATTAGCGTCAGCAATTCAAATAGAATTTTAGACGATCGAATAGATTTATGACTGTTTCTTCAAAACGGAGCAACAATTCATACGTTGACTGCATTTCTGAAAGTGAAGAAAAGGTTATCACGGTTCTGATTACTTACGGTATGCCGCTACTATCATTCGGGCTATGCCTAGAAAGCCTTCTGTCTAGTTGGTCATTTGTAGATCAAACTCAGCCCCGTCAGTTCTCTCTCGACATGGTTGTTGATTATCCACTCTTTGGCAAGATCTTGGAGATTGTTTCGACAGACTTTGCTGTTGTTTGAAACTAGTGCTACGATCACTTTGGTACCAGCCAGTCGTATACAGGAGGTTCCATTGCAGGAAACCTCAACAGAGCCGTCCGTTTGTATTTGAATTGCTGTTTTTGCTTGCAATTGAAATAACAATCTTTAAACTCGACTGCTTGTCAAACCTTTTGTTTGATCTCAATTTCAAATCAAGCACCGATGTTCAAAGTGGTTAGAACATGAACTTTGGGTTCCGTTTCAAGTTTGCCCTGGTCAGTGAACTGGGGTATATTCTGTCAAAAGCGTTCGTTTGACACTATTTGAAGCAGAAACAAACAACAAAGGAAGCATAAACTGTTCGTTTCTTGTTTCTATTGAAATTGTTCGTTCGTGATCACCTGATAACACAGAGTACGTTAAGGCTTCTATCGGAAAAGCACTTAGaacatatcttttttttttaaagaacagGTCTTTTAACGCCGACGAATGCTGAAAACTTATTAGGAGATTATATTATTTTCTAACCTTCTAAAATGGATTAATAATTTTAGAATAACTTCTCACATTCCATACCGTTATCTtagtttacttgtttacattgatgtacattttattacagtgtgTAGACTGTTTCGTTCGTAATTCGAGAACTCTTCATTATTGAGTCCCAGGAGAGAATAAACTTGAAGTAAAAATAAAAGCATTGAGCGCGCGGGACGTGGAGGCTCtacatgaaaatatgaaaacatagaaTGTGAAGTATAGAGGATAGCAACATACAAAGATGAATGGCACACACTTGCGGTTTTTGTTGGGAACACCTTCAGTGTTGTTAAGCGAACGGAAACATAGTTCATAACAGGACAATATAACCTACTATGTCACAGATACAATTATTGACCCGAAGATGTGCTCCTGAGGTGTTTCGCTAGAATCTAGCCTTTCCCTTCAAAAACCATCTGGCACAAGGCTATACTCTCTGGTTGGTTGCCGACATCTCTATATTTACCTTTGTTTTGTAAAACCTAACGCTCCAAATACCAATTTTTACAGTGTTTATTTTACGGAACAAATTGGAACTATACATCAGTTTTATCGATGGGTGCATTTTGtggcaaaaaatcaaataaaaaaataaatgagagGATTCGTTTCTTCATTGTTGTTGCTGTGAAAACGAACAGAAGAAAATGCTTCAATGCATCCAACAAGTTCCTGATCGGGTGCCACCTTGTTCGACACCGGAAGGGCATTTTTTTCTCTAAGGCATCAGATACTGCTCGTACTTACTCTGCAGCCGTCGAATTTGCGTCAGAAAGGCGGCCAGATGCTTCCGCTGGTCATCGTCGACGCAGCGAACCAGATCACCGGCGACCACCTGAAAAGCATATTCGGCCACTTTGACAGCCGCCGGCACACTCGGCAGCGGAATGCTGATGGTGGTAGCCGTCTGCTCGACCAGTTCCTGACTGTTGTAGGGAGTAAGCGAGCGAGCTCGCCGCTGGTGATAGTGTGAAACGGATGATGGGGAAGAATCGGGCGATTGTTCCTTTTTGATGTAGGCAGCCAACTTGCCGGGCAGTGGTGGCGACGATTGACGCTGTGTTTGCTGTTGCAGCTGCTGACCCGAGGGATGACGATGTGCGGCAGAAACTTTGGCCACTTTTTTGCCCGCCGGTGCTCGGAGTTGTTCATCTGTACGAAGAGAAAGTCAAATTGCAACCTACCTGATAACGAAAAAAAAGCTGTTGCTGATCAAACTTACCGCTCTTGCGTTTGGTAGATGCCAAACCTTCTTCCTCCTTCTGTTTGTCGCGCTTGGGACAACTGCACACCTTGAGGTACAGCGATTTCTTCCCTAGAATCTGACCGCTTCTGTCCTCCAGTGTGAAAATGATTGCCGTGGCCCGCCGGTTGATAATTTTACACGAATTTTGACATACGAACTCAAGCGAAACATTCAGTGATGCCTGATCCTGGGCAGTGGTGCCCAAGGGAATAATCACCGCCAGGCGGTCCTTGAAGGCTATCCCGTCCGCATTACCAACATATTGCGCCGATGGGTTGAAACAGCGCATCACGTGTACCTCGACATCCTCGGGAACTTCTGAAGAGTGTGGAAAGCAAATATTTATCAGTAACAGTAACTCAGTAATAATTTCAGTGTCCTATGCACGACAAGATTACTCACTCGGATGACTACCGCGGTGGTCGTTGCATCGAAACACCGGATGATGCATGTCTTCCGGAGCAGAGCAGACCAACATCGCCCGCAGTTGCAACTCCTGATAGCTAAGCGACTGATAGGAAACATTGAACGTGCATGTCTGACCCATTTTCACGAAGACTTTGTTCAGCGAGGACGAAAACATCCAACTGGATCTGCCACTGGTTTCGCCGTTCAGATCCACATGGAAATTGAATACCGGATCGTGGTACTCTTCCAGTGTTGGCGTTTTGTTCATATGATCCAGAACAACTGGGGGCATCATCGGATTTACAGGTTGCGTCGGTTGGTTGTCCTGGATCATATCCGGAAGTGATTCCAACTTCAGTACCTCCTgatatttctgaaatatttcCCCGTCCAAATCCATCATCAATTCGCTGGTCTGCAAAGAGTGGAAAATAACCCCCGAAAATTAACCATCCGCCAGC
This genomic window from Malaya genurostris strain Urasoe2022 chromosome 1, Malgen_1.1, whole genome shotgun sequence contains:
- the LOC131434174 gene encoding cellular tumor antigen p53-like, producing the protein MVDSMKTNQTYVQNQHSVDDCDAVVLSQIPTSELMMDLDGEIFQKYQEVLKLESLPDMIQDNQPTQPVNPMMPPVVLDHMNKTPTLEEYHDPVFNFHVDLNGETSGRSSWMFSSSLNKVFVKMGQTCTFNVSYQSLSYQELQLRAMLVCSAPEDMHHPVFRCNDHRGSHPKVPEDVEVHVMRCFNPSAQYVGNADGIAFKDRLAVIIPLGTTAQDQASLNVSLEFVCQNSCKIINRRATAIIFTLEDRSGQILGKKSLYLKVCSCPKRDKQKEEEGLASTKRKSDEQLRAPAGKKVAKVSAAHRHPSGQQLQQQTQRQSSPPLPGKLAAYIKKEQSPDSSPSSVSHYHQRRARSLTPYNSQELVEQTATTISIPLPSVPAAVKVAEYAFQVVAGDLVRCVDDDQRKHLAAFLTQIRRLQRRLNMRRTVHANSSTDSE